From Cellulomonas dongxiuzhuiae, the proteins below share one genomic window:
- a CDS encoding maleylpyruvate isomerase family mycothiol-dependent enzyme, translated as MTHDVGGASPAVDLQAPDLRALAALQDAFLVSVDEVDPTVRVPWCGRWRVRNLVVHLARIHHWAAGQARRRQETPLGRGPFVLHELYATQAAELRAALETLDPDSPAWTLDDSGVVRFWHRRQVHETLVHLWDLRTAGGLPMDVPAALWADTVDEVVHVMHPRQVRLGRSAAPPVRVRLVATDADRTWTVHADDDAPAAPVGEVAGPAASLALLLWGRTTPDDPHLAVTGDRAALRTALGGGLTP; from the coding sequence ATGACGCACGACGTGGGCGGCGCATCGCCGGCCGTCGATCTCCAGGCCCCGGATCTGCGGGCCCTCGCCGCGCTGCAGGACGCCTTCCTCGTGTCGGTCGACGAGGTCGACCCGACGGTGCGCGTCCCGTGGTGCGGCCGCTGGCGCGTGCGCAACCTCGTCGTGCACCTCGCCCGCATCCACCACTGGGCGGCCGGCCAGGCACGACGCCGGCAGGAGACCCCGCTGGGACGCGGGCCGTTCGTCCTCCACGAGCTCTACGCCACGCAGGCCGCCGAGCTGCGCGCCGCCCTCGAGACGCTCGATCCGGACTCGCCCGCGTGGACGCTCGACGACAGCGGCGTCGTGCGGTTCTGGCACCGGCGCCAGGTGCACGAGACGCTCGTCCACCTGTGGGACCTGCGGACGGCCGGAGGGCTGCCGATGGACGTCCCCGCCGCGCTGTGGGCCGACACGGTCGACGAGGTCGTGCACGTGATGCACCCGCGCCAGGTGCGCCTCGGCCGGTCCGCGGCACCGCCCGTGCGGGTCCGCCTCGTCGCGACGGACGCGGACCGGACGTGGACCGTGCACGCCGACGACGACGCGCCCGCGGCCCCCGTCGGCGAGGTGGCCGGTCCGGCGGCCTCGCTCGCGCTGCTGCTGTGGGGGCGCACGACGCCCGACGACCCGCACCTCGCGGTGACGGGCGACCGTGCCGCCCTGCGGACGGCACTGGGAGGCGGCCTGACCCCCTGA
- a CDS encoding class I SAM-dependent methyltransferase, giving the protein MDDYLAINRANWDARVPVHLANGYGTHELVADPTALSGVVRFDLPLLGDIDGLDAVHLQCHLGTDTLSLARLGARVTGLDLSGDAIAAAQDLAARAGTDVEYVVSDVYDAVEVLGPARFDLVYTGIGALCWLPSIDRWAKTVAGLLRPGGRLFVRDAHPVLLASLGMVVGAEHPDRSQQSWISGPGTATPALELSYFEQPEPLEWNDTFTYTGGEPVAAPLSVEWNHGLGEIVTAVLGAGMEITGLHEHDSVPWESLAGLMTYDQETGEWRLSDRPERLPASFTLTARLTPRG; this is encoded by the coding sequence ATGGACGACTACCTGGCGATCAACCGCGCCAACTGGGACGCGCGGGTGCCGGTGCACCTCGCGAACGGGTACGGGACGCACGAGCTCGTCGCCGACCCGACGGCGCTGTCGGGTGTCGTGCGGTTCGACCTGCCGCTCCTCGGCGACATCGACGGTCTGGACGCCGTGCACCTGCAGTGCCACCTCGGCACCGACACCCTGAGCCTCGCGCGGCTCGGGGCCAGGGTCACCGGCCTCGACCTGTCGGGCGACGCGATCGCGGCCGCGCAGGACCTGGCAGCCCGCGCCGGGACCGACGTCGAGTACGTCGTGTCGGACGTGTACGACGCGGTCGAGGTGCTGGGGCCGGCGCGGTTCGACCTCGTGTACACCGGCATCGGCGCGCTGTGCTGGCTGCCGAGCATCGACCGCTGGGCGAAGACCGTCGCGGGGCTGCTGCGCCCGGGCGGGCGGCTGTTCGTCCGCGACGCGCACCCCGTCCTGCTCGCGTCCCTGGGGATGGTGGTCGGCGCCGAGCACCCCGACCGGTCGCAGCAGTCCTGGATCAGCGGTCCCGGCACGGCGACGCCCGCCCTGGAGCTGTCGTACTTCGAGCAGCCCGAGCCGCTGGAGTGGAACGACACGTTCACCTACACCGGCGGCGAGCCCGTCGCGGCCCCGCTGTCGGTCGAGTGGAACCACGGCCTCGGAGAGATCGTGACGGCCGTGCTGGGTGCCGGCATGGAGATCACCGGGCTGCACGAGCACGACAGCGTGCCGTGGGAGTCGCTCGCCGGCCTGATGACGTACGACCAGGAGACCGGCGAGTGGCGCCTGTCGGACCGGCCCGAGCGGCTCCCGGCGTCGTTCACGCTCACCGCCCGGCTCACGCCTCGCGGGTGA
- a CDS encoding transglutaminase family protein, with protein sequence MSRLRIVHTSMFRYTDPVVASYNEARMTPLSQPGQSVLETRLDIHPQTWMHDYRDYWGTQVTAFEVLAPHQSLLLTAEHLVEVVERPGPSSSVGWDVLHGPEVRDRLSEHLADTTTTEVPEEVAAIARRAAADLAPSEAAEAVCLAVRDELEYIPGVTTVHTPAAEAWTKRTGVCQDMAHLTLGALRSVGIPARYVSGYLHPDTSGEIGATVTGESHAWVEWWTGEWTGYDPTNRVRAGEQHVVLGRGRCYDDVPPLRGIYAGLQTQDLVVKVKITREA encoded by the coding sequence GTGAGCAGGCTGAGGATCGTCCACACGTCGATGTTCCGGTACACCGACCCCGTGGTCGCGTCGTACAACGAGGCGCGCATGACCCCGCTGTCCCAGCCCGGTCAGTCGGTCCTGGAGACGCGCCTCGACATCCACCCGCAGACGTGGATGCACGACTACCGGGACTACTGGGGCACGCAGGTCACGGCGTTCGAGGTCCTCGCGCCCCACCAGTCGCTGCTGCTGACCGCGGAGCACCTCGTCGAGGTCGTCGAGCGCCCCGGTCCCTCGTCGTCGGTGGGCTGGGACGTCCTGCACGGTCCCGAGGTGCGCGACCGGCTGTCCGAGCACCTTGCGGACACCACCACCACCGAGGTGCCCGAGGAGGTCGCGGCGATCGCGCGCCGCGCCGCGGCCGACCTCGCGCCGTCGGAGGCCGCCGAGGCGGTGTGCCTCGCGGTGCGGGACGAGCTCGAGTACATCCCTGGCGTGACCACCGTCCACACGCCGGCCGCCGAGGCGTGGACCAAGCGCACCGGTGTCTGCCAGGACATGGCGCACCTCACGCTGGGTGCGCTGCGGTCGGTCGGCATCCCGGCGCGCTACGTGTCCGGCTACCTGCACCCCGACACGTCCGGCGAGATCGGGGCGACGGTCACGGGCGAGTCGCACGCGTGGGTCGAGTGGTGGACGGGGGAGTGGACCGGGTACGACCCGACCAACCGGGTCCGCGCCGGTGAGCAGCACGTCGTGCTCGGGCGCGGGCGGTGCTACGACGACGTGCCGCCCCTGCGCGGCATCTACGCGGGCCTGCAGACGCAGGACCTGGTGGTGAAGGTGAAGATCACCCGCGAGGCGTGA
- a CDS encoding alpha-E domain-containing protein: MLSRIAESLFWIGRYVERADDTARLLDVHVQILLEDPWAEEDLACRSLLSVMDRPAPPAELDVGREHVLDVLGYDRFSPSSIAGALVAARENARRAREIVSTELWECLNTSWNQLPSQMRPARPHDYFTWVRERAAIVTGIVESTTSRDDTWHFMVLGRSIERADMTARLLTTRALAGSAGPSWATLLRSCGAHEAFLRTYRGNTSDERAAGFLLLDRLFPRSIVYSLNQAEASLSALEPVVDRTTIDDARRHIGLVRTNLEYRPLLEIVDALPREMELVQRACSAASDAIRARYFPSGAELTWVGEAL; encoded by the coding sequence GTGCTGAGCCGCATCGCGGAGTCGCTGTTCTGGATCGGCCGGTACGTCGAGCGCGCCGACGACACGGCGCGCCTGCTCGACGTGCACGTGCAGATCCTGCTCGAGGACCCGTGGGCGGAGGAGGACCTCGCCTGCCGGTCGCTGCTGTCCGTCATGGACCGCCCGGCGCCGCCTGCCGAGCTCGACGTGGGACGCGAGCACGTGCTCGACGTCCTCGGCTACGACCGGTTCTCGCCCTCGTCCATCGCCGGGGCGCTCGTCGCCGCGCGGGAGAACGCGCGGCGCGCACGCGAGATCGTCTCGACCGAGCTGTGGGAGTGCCTCAACACGAGCTGGAACCAGCTGCCGTCGCAGATGCGTCCGGCGCGACCGCACGACTACTTCACGTGGGTGCGCGAGCGCGCCGCGATCGTCACGGGGATCGTGGAGTCGACGACGTCGCGCGACGACACGTGGCACTTCATGGTCCTGGGCCGCTCGATCGAGCGTGCCGACATGACCGCGCGGCTGCTGACGACGCGCGCGCTGGCGGGATCCGCGGGGCCGAGCTGGGCCACGCTGCTGCGCTCGTGCGGTGCGCACGAGGCGTTCCTGCGGACCTACCGGGGCAACACGTCGGACGAGCGCGCGGCGGGGTTCCTGCTGCTCGACCGGCTCTTCCCGCGCTCGATCGTCTACTCGCTGAACCAGGCCGAGGCGTCCCTGTCGGCGCTCGAGCCCGTCGTGGACCGCACGACCATCGACGACGCACGGCGGCACATCGGCCTCGTGCGCACGAACTTGGAGTACCGGCCGCTGCTCGAGATCGTCGACGCGCTCCCGCGCGAGATGGAGCTCGTGCAGCGGGCGTGCTCGGCGGCGTCCGACGCGATCCGCGCGCGGTACTTCCCGTCGGGTGCAGAGCTGACGTGGGTCGGGGAGGCGCTGTGA
- a CDS encoding circularly permuted type 2 ATP-grasp protein produces the protein MADLFDDYPAGTAWDEMIGPGGEVRAAYRHVHSALAQLSADELRARADTLARSYLKQGVTFDFAGEERPFPLDVVPRVMAGDEWEHVAPGVSQRVRALEAFLADVYGPQKAIADGVVPRSVVVSSTHFHRAARGIEPPNGVRVHVSGIDLVRDSLGGWRVLEDNVRVPSGVSYVLSNRRAMAQTFPELFAALRIRPVVDYSRRLLAALTAAAPHGVDDPTVVVLTPGVFNSAYFEHTLLARTMGVELVEGRDLYVSGGRVWMRTTQGRRRVDVIYRRVDDDYIDPVTFRSDSFLGCPGLMTCARLGNVTIANAIGNGVADDKLLYTYVPDLIRYHLGEEPILPNVDTWRLEDPGALEEVLDRLDELVVKPVDGSGGKGLVVGPRATRAELDVLRGRLREDPRGWIAQPVVQLSTVPTLVEDGLRPRHVDLRPFAVNDGDSVYVLPGGLTRVALPEGELVVNSSQGGGSKDTWVLGGRVPRRAQSQRQSLPQAVPKDASVPIDSHPSDTRPQVMQQQQQRTTGGTTC, from the coding sequence ATGGCGGACCTCTTCGACGACTACCCGGCCGGGACCGCCTGGGACGAGATGATCGGCCCCGGGGGCGAGGTGCGTGCGGCGTACCGGCACGTGCACTCGGCGCTCGCGCAGCTGTCGGCCGATGAGCTCCGCGCCCGGGCCGACACGCTCGCGCGCTCCTACCTCAAGCAGGGCGTCACGTTCGACTTCGCGGGCGAGGAGCGACCGTTCCCCCTGGACGTCGTCCCCCGTGTGATGGCCGGCGACGAGTGGGAGCACGTAGCGCCCGGCGTGTCGCAGCGGGTGCGTGCGCTCGAGGCGTTCCTCGCGGACGTCTACGGGCCGCAGAAGGCGATCGCCGACGGCGTCGTGCCGCGGTCGGTCGTGGTGTCGTCCACGCACTTCCACCGCGCTGCCCGCGGGATCGAGCCCCCCAACGGCGTGCGGGTGCACGTCTCCGGCATCGACCTGGTCCGCGACTCCCTGGGCGGCTGGCGCGTGCTCGAGGACAACGTGCGCGTGCCGTCGGGCGTCAGCTACGTGCTGTCCAACCGCCGCGCGATGGCCCAGACCTTCCCCGAGCTCTTCGCGGCGCTGCGCATCCGGCCCGTCGTCGACTACTCCCGCCGGCTGCTCGCTGCGCTCACGGCCGCCGCGCCGCACGGCGTCGACGACCCCACCGTGGTGGTCCTGACACCGGGCGTGTTCAACTCCGCGTACTTCGAGCACACGCTCCTGGCCCGCACGATGGGCGTGGAGCTCGTCGAGGGCCGCGACCTGTACGTCTCGGGCGGGCGGGTGTGGATGCGCACGACCCAGGGACGCCGCCGGGTCGACGTCATCTACCGGCGCGTCGACGACGACTACATCGACCCGGTGACCTTCCGCTCGGACTCGTTCCTCGGGTGCCCCGGGCTCATGACGTGCGCGCGGCTCGGCAACGTGACGATCGCGAACGCGATCGGCAACGGCGTGGCCGACGACAAGCTGCTCTACACCTACGTCCCGGACCTCATCCGGTACCACCTGGGTGAGGAGCCGATCCTGCCGAACGTCGACACCTGGCGCCTGGAGGACCCGGGCGCGCTCGAGGAGGTCCTCGACCGGCTGGACGAGCTGGTCGTCAAGCCCGTCGACGGGTCGGGCGGCAAGGGCCTGGTCGTGGGACCGCGGGCGACGCGCGCCGAGCTCGACGTGCTGCGGGGCAGGCTGCGCGAGGACCCCCGCGGCTGGATCGCCCAGCCGGTGGTGCAGCTGTCGACGGTGCCGACGCTCGTCGAGGACGGCCTGCGCCCGCGGCACGTCGACCTGCGCCCGTTCGCCGTCAACGACGGCGACTCGGTCTACGTCCTGCCCGGTGGTCTGACGCGCGTGGCGCTCCCCGAGGGCGAGCTGGTCGTCAACTCCTCCCAGGGCGGCGGGTCGAAGGACACGTGGGTGCTGGGCGGCCGCGTCCCACGCCGCGCGCAGTCGCAGCGTCAGTCGCTGCCGCAGGCCGTGCCCAAGGACGCGTCGGTACCGATCGACTCCCACCCGTCGGACACGCGCCCGCAGGTCATGCAGCAGCAGCAGCAGCGCACGACGGGAGGCACGACGTGCTGA
- a CDS encoding type II toxin-antitoxin system PemK/MazF family toxin, with product MTDRRWGATLRDVARRLLAAGSPARARQARPAGPPASRAPSRATDAVPAAYAPRPDGRPDPGEVVWTWVPYEDDPARGKDRPVLVLSVERGTVVALMLTSKDHDRDAADETRHGRVWLDVGTGGWDRQGRPSEVRLDRVLRLPAADVRREGAALDPHRYAAVVRAAGRLHGW from the coding sequence GTGACCGACCGACGCTGGGGCGCGACCCTGCGGGACGTGGCCCGCAGGCTCCTGGCCGCGGGCTCGCCGGCGCGAGCGCGGCAGGCCCGACCAGCCGGTCCCCCGGCGTCGCGCGCGCCCTCGAGGGCGACCGACGCCGTCCCCGCCGCGTACGCGCCCAGGCCCGACGGCAGGCCGGATCCCGGCGAGGTCGTCTGGACGTGGGTCCCGTACGAGGACGACCCGGCGCGAGGCAAGGACCGCCCCGTGCTCGTGCTCTCGGTCGAGCGCGGGACCGTGGTGGCGCTGATGCTCACGAGCAAGGACCACGACCGCGACGCCGCCGACGAGACGAGGCACGGACGCGTCTGGCTCGACGTCGGCACGGGCGGGTGGGACCGGCAGGGACGACCGAGCGAGGTGCGCCTCGACCGCGTCCTGCGGCTGCCTGCGGCGGACGTCCGCCGCGAGGGGGCGGCGCTGGACCCCCACCGGTACGCCGCGGTGGTGCGTGCGGCCGGTCGCCTCCACGGCTGGTAA
- the rpsT gene encoding 30S ribosomal protein S20, which translates to MANIKSQIKRIGTNEKARLRNKAVKSELKTYVRRVREAVAGGDKEAASTALVVAARKLDKAVSKGVIHANQAANRKSALSKAVNGL; encoded by the coding sequence GTGGCGAACATCAAGTCCCAGATCAAGCGCATCGGCACGAACGAGAAGGCCCGGCTGCGCAACAAGGCAGTCAAGTCGGAGCTGAAGACGTACGTGCGGCGCGTCCGCGAGGCCGTCGCCGGTGGCGACAAGGAGGCGGCGAGCACTGCGCTCGTCGTCGCAGCCCGCAAGCTCGACAAGGCGGTGTCCAAGGGCGTGATCCACGCCAACCAGGCCGCCAACCGCAAGTCGGCGCTGTCGAAGGCCGTCAACGGCCTCTGA
- a CDS encoding helix-turn-helix domain-containing protein yields MTTIGDRVREARLAAGLSQTALAGSAFSPSYISLIEAGHREPTDAALGVLAERLGTTLEFLKHGEDGPNEARTRLELDYARLDLASGDAAGAAHRIAGLDLTVVTPVLRVEALTTLARAHELLGELETAITLLEPLLAETQQRPDHLRAAVLTTALVGCYLEAGDLHRAVEVGERTLADLDSADLVGTDEHLRLASTVLWAYVERGDLLYATHRAAELVRLAESLGTPRGRGSVYWNAALVAEQRRDYELAQRYTERALALLSEGEPDRDLPRLRLNYAWLLLRSEPADPRAALAQIDKAEPGLQAVGSSLDVARLQVERSRAHLMLGDEAAAEADARAALAGLGDAPRLETATAQIALGDVLDARGDHEGAAKAFQWGADMLGMMAATRHSAGVWRDLGDRYLRRGDVEAAARAFDRALREAGFQPSVPTGAPRETWSLGG; encoded by the coding sequence ATGACGACTATCGGTGACCGTGTGCGCGAGGCGCGGTTGGCTGCTGGGCTCTCCCAGACGGCCCTGGCGGGCAGCGCCTTCTCGCCCAGCTACATCTCTCTCATCGAGGCGGGGCACCGCGAACCCACGGACGCGGCCCTCGGCGTGCTGGCCGAACGGCTGGGCACCACCCTCGAGTTCCTCAAGCACGGCGAGGACGGGCCGAACGAGGCCCGCACCCGGCTGGAGCTCGACTACGCGCGACTGGACCTTGCCAGCGGCGACGCGGCCGGGGCCGCGCACCGCATCGCGGGGCTCGACCTGACGGTCGTCACGCCGGTGCTCCGGGTGGAGGCGCTCACGACCCTGGCGCGTGCCCACGAGCTCCTGGGGGAGCTCGAGACGGCGATCACCCTGCTCGAGCCGTTGCTCGCCGAGACGCAGCAGCGTCCCGACCACCTCCGCGCCGCGGTCCTCACCACGGCCCTCGTCGGGTGCTACCTCGAGGCCGGTGACCTGCACCGTGCCGTGGAGGTCGGTGAGCGCACGCTGGCGGACCTCGACAGCGCCGACCTCGTCGGGACGGACGAGCACCTGCGCCTGGCCTCGACGGTGCTGTGGGCCTACGTCGAGCGCGGCGACCTGCTCTACGCGACGCACCGGGCCGCCGAGCTGGTCCGCCTGGCGGAGTCGCTGGGCACGCCGCGCGGTCGCGGGAGCGTGTACTGGAACGCCGCGCTCGTGGCCGAGCAGCGCCGCGACTACGAGCTCGCGCAGCGGTACACGGAGCGCGCCCTCGCGCTGCTCTCCGAGGGCGAGCCGGACCGCGACCTGCCGCGGCTGCGGCTGAACTACGCGTGGCTCCTGCTGCGGTCCGAGCCGGCGGACCCCCGCGCGGCCCTGGCGCAGATCGACAAGGCGGAGCCGGGCCTGCAGGCCGTCGGGTCGTCGCTCGACGTCGCGCGCCTGCAGGTCGAGCGCTCCCGCGCGCACCTCATGCTCGGTGACGAGGCGGCGGCCGAGGCCGATGCCCGGGCGGCGCTGGCCGGTCTGGGGGATGCGCCGCGGCTCGAGACGGCGACGGCGCAGATCGCTCTGGGTGACGTGCTGGACGCGCGCGGCGACCACGAGGGGGCGGCGAAGGCGTTCCAGTGGGGCGCCGACATGCTGGGCATGATGGCGGCGACCCGGCACTCGGCCGGCGTGTGGCGCGACCTGGGGGACCGGTACCTGCGACGTGGTGACGTCGAGGCGGCGGCCCGGGCGTTCGACCGGGCGCTGCGCGAGGCTGGCTTCCAGCCGTCGGTGCCGACGGGTGCGCCGCGCGAGACGTGGTCGCTCGGCGGCTGA
- a CDS encoding EAL domain-containing protein, which yields MTSDDPDSTLAQLGAAVDAAIPRALRRAWEQHVAHEPVLVARQGIYSAHGRPFAYQFSYRAPGHHPEVARTWGRADHERATDHVLRATFGRADLEHVAHGRLLFVRCPRAHLLGELPIPARPDRLVVEVSTNADVDAAALAGLRRLREEGFRIALPAFADRPEQRRLLPYVDFVKVDVRDLDVEGHPVVRVARSFGAMLVAEYVESPDVLRHARDLGFTLFQGNLIERAGVLDRAGARLVGN from the coding sequence ATGACATCCGACGACCCGGATTCGACGCTCGCGCAGCTCGGCGCGGCGGTCGACGCGGCGATCCCGCGCGCGCTGCGGCGTGCCTGGGAGCAGCACGTGGCGCACGAACCGGTCCTCGTGGCCCGCCAGGGCATCTACTCGGCGCACGGTCGGCCGTTCGCCTACCAGTTCTCCTACCGCGCACCGGGGCACCACCCCGAGGTCGCGCGGACCTGGGGCCGCGCCGACCACGAGCGCGCCACCGACCACGTGCTGCGGGCCACCTTCGGACGCGCGGACCTCGAGCACGTCGCGCACGGGCGCCTGCTGTTCGTCCGGTGCCCGCGCGCGCACCTGCTCGGCGAGCTGCCGATCCCCGCACGGCCCGACCGCCTCGTCGTCGAGGTCAGCACCAACGCCGACGTCGACGCGGCTGCCCTGGCCGGCCTGCGCCGGCTGCGGGAGGAGGGGTTCCGGATCGCCCTGCCGGCGTTCGCGGACCGTCCCGAGCAGCGTCGACTCCTGCCGTACGTGGACTTCGTCAAGGTCGACGTGCGTGACCTCGACGTCGAGGGGCACCCGGTCGTCCGGGTCGCGCGGTCGTTCGGCGCGATGCTCGTCGCCGAGTACGTCGAGTCGCCCGACGTGCTGCGGCACGCGCGGGACCTGGGCTTCACGCTCTTCCAGGGCAACCTGATCGAGCGCGCGGGCGTCCTCGACCGCGCCGGCGCGCGCCTCGTCGGCAACTGA
- a CDS encoding EAL domain-containing protein has translation MTHHGVEAPHAPVARQPISCPDGRVLGHEYLYRSRVGLAAGVDRWPPARQDAASAAVLHTLYGHHAPCGTGLVFVNVTRAFLVGERPLPPADHRLVLEVVESVPADAATLAGLARLRAHGYRVALDDWTASPAQCAMLRHADFVKVDCRDLEHLGEAGLREARTGGARLVAERVADEQLRAHCIDLRFDLLQGYALGRPALIGA, from the coding sequence GTGACCCACCACGGAGTCGAGGCGCCGCACGCGCCGGTCGCGCGCCAGCCCATCAGCTGCCCCGACGGCCGTGTGCTGGGGCACGAGTACCTGTACCGCTCGCGCGTCGGCCTCGCCGCAGGCGTGGACCGCTGGCCCCCGGCGCGTCAGGACGCGGCGTCCGCCGCCGTGCTGCACACGCTGTACGGGCACCACGCGCCGTGCGGCACCGGTCTCGTGTTCGTCAACGTCACCCGGGCCTTCCTGGTCGGCGAACGCCCGCTGCCCCCGGCCGACCACCGCCTGGTGCTGGAGGTCGTCGAGTCCGTGCCCGCCGACGCCGCGACGCTGGCCGGTCTCGCCCGGCTGCGGGCCCACGGCTACCGCGTGGCTCTCGACGACTGGACGGCGTCGCCCGCGCAGTGCGCGATGCTCCGTCACGCCGACTTCGTCAAGGTCGACTGCCGCGACCTCGAGCACCTCGGCGAGGCCGGCCTGCGCGAGGCGCGTACCGGCGGTGCGCGCCTGGTCGCCGAGCGCGTGGCGGACGAGCAGCTGCGGGCGCACTGCATCGACCTGCGCTTCGACCTGCTCCAGGGCTACGCCCTGGGCCGACCGGCGCTCATCGGCGCCTGA
- the holA gene encoding DNA polymerase III subunit delta, producing the protein MAARTPARSSRSGGSARGRAGGAPAGIPWTQAEPAPVVLVSGAEQLLAERACDRIVELARANDPDVEVTRVDAATYATGDLTVLTSPSLFAEAKVVLVEGVERAGDALLLDAEAYLAAPVPDVVVVLRHAGGQRGKRLLDAAKREQVPTVGCEPVRSDADKSAFVSEELRRAGRRADARGVRALVDAVGSDLRELAAACAQLVADTSGLIGEEAVQQYHGGRVEATGFQVADAAVAGDAGRAVALLRHALATGLDPVPVVAAVAARLRTLAKVGAVRGRGAAAARELGMAPWQVDRATQDLRRWTPEGLAVAIAAVAQADAEVKGEGRDPRFAVERAVLRVAAAVDR; encoded by the coding sequence GTGGCCGCCCGCACCCCCGCACGCTCGTCCCGCTCCGGCGGATCCGCCCGTGGCCGCGCGGGCGGCGCGCCGGCCGGCATCCCCTGGACCCAGGCCGAGCCGGCTCCGGTCGTCCTGGTCAGCGGTGCCGAGCAGCTGCTGGCCGAGCGTGCGTGCGACCGCATCGTCGAGCTGGCGCGCGCGAACGACCCCGACGTCGAGGTCACGCGCGTGGACGCCGCCACGTACGCGACGGGCGACCTGACCGTCCTGACGAGCCCGTCGCTGTTCGCCGAGGCCAAGGTCGTGCTCGTCGAGGGCGTGGAGCGTGCCGGCGACGCGCTGCTCCTCGACGCGGAGGCCTACCTCGCGGCGCCCGTGCCGGACGTGGTGGTCGTGCTGCGGCACGCCGGCGGGCAGCGCGGCAAGCGCCTGCTGGACGCCGCGAAGCGTGAGCAGGTGCCGACGGTCGGTTGCGAGCCGGTGCGGAGCGACGCCGACAAGAGCGCCTTCGTCTCCGAGGAGCTCCGGCGCGCGGGTCGCCGCGCGGACGCCCGGGGTGTGCGCGCGTTGGTCGACGCCGTGGGCTCCGACCTGCGGGAGCTCGCCGCCGCGTGCGCGCAGCTCGTCGCGGACACCAGCGGCCTGATCGGTGAGGAGGCCGTGCAGCAGTACCACGGCGGGCGGGTGGAGGCCACGGGGTTCCAGGTCGCCGACGCCGCCGTCGCGGGGGACGCGGGCCGCGCCGTCGCGCTGCTGCGCCACGCCCTGGCGACCGGCCTGGACCCCGTGCCCGTCGTCGCGGCCGTCGCGGCCCGGCTCCGCACCCTGGCAAAGGTGGGCGCGGTCCGTGGGCGCGGCGCGGCCGCCGCCCGCGAGCTCGGCATGGCGCCGTGGCAGGTGGACCGGGCGACGCAGGACCTGCGCCGCTGGACCCCCGAGGGGCTCGCCGTCGCCATCGCCGCGGTCGCGCAGGCGGACGCCGAGGTCAAGGGCGAGGGGCGTGACCCGCGGTTCGCCGTGGAGCGTGCGGTGCTGCGCGTCGCCGCGGCCGTCGACCGCTGA